The Thalassotalea nanhaiensis genome has a window encoding:
- a CDS encoding acyl-CoA dehydrogenase family protein has translation MFVFDDVPLPKLGLTGLEGMMSEEELAIQEVAHRFAEDIMRPIGEKMDKLTAEQAVSEDSPVWEFYQKLDESGIFDLEAIGGMSNEEKARILPIILEEFAWGDAGLTLLSMVTHFAAITAVSTGKAELIERFAHLRGCWIGTQPDRGSDVLDIDKTESIPGSKHGRGNLIARVDGDELVISGQTSAWVSGAPLAECGLMYTQCDYGDGIYREDGGLHYVGVLVPFDLPGFSRGLPLEKLGLRSLPQGELYFDEVRVPMSYVIAGKDTAYPSFFGSLTFGNMEMSVTYTGIARAAYEHALDYVHERKQGGGVIINHQSVRVRLFDMFRNVEACRAMAHRAFNYNYGPNGPHLLGSATAKTFVTKTSVDVTSEALQMFGGNGLTKEYPLEKLFRDARAGLITDGENNVLSLKGGTMLSNIFKDKHGLT, from the coding sequence ATGTTTGTATTTGATGACGTGCCTCTACCTAAGCTTGGTCTTACTGGGCTTGAAGGTATGATGAGCGAAGAAGAGTTAGCCATTCAGGAAGTTGCACATCGTTTTGCCGAAGATATCATGCGCCCAATTGGTGAAAAAATGGATAAGTTAACCGCTGAACAAGCGGTTTCTGAAGATTCTCCTGTATGGGAATTTTATCAAAAGTTGGATGAATCTGGCATTTTTGATCTAGAAGCCATTGGCGGTATGAGCAATGAAGAAAAAGCTCGGATTTTACCTATTATTCTTGAAGAGTTTGCTTGGGGGGACGCTGGATTAACACTTTTATCAATGGTAACTCACTTTGCCGCGATTACTGCTGTAAGTACCGGTAAAGCAGAGCTTATAGAGCGCTTTGCCCATTTACGCGGCTGTTGGATTGGCACACAACCTGACAGAGGCAGTGATGTTTTGGATATTGATAAAACAGAATCAATACCTGGTTCAAAACATGGTCGAGGTAACTTGATTGCCCGTGTTGATGGCGATGAACTGGTGATCTCAGGGCAAACCTCTGCATGGGTTTCTGGCGCACCTTTGGCCGAATGTGGCTTAATGTATACTCAATGTGATTATGGTGATGGTATCTATCGTGAAGACGGGGGCCTTCATTATGTCGGCGTACTTGTCCCATTTGATTTACCTGGTTTTTCTCGCGGCCTGCCATTAGAAAAGCTTGGCTTACGCTCGTTACCACAAGGCGAATTATACTTTGATGAAGTACGTGTGCCTATGAGTTATGTGATTGCTGGTAAAGACACTGCTTATCCTAGCTTTTTCGGCTCATTAACCTTTGGCAACATGGAAATGAGCGTCACCTATACAGGCATAGCAAGAGCTGCATACGAGCACGCATTAGACTATGTGCATGAAAGAAAACAAGGTGGCGGTGTAATTATTAATCATCAAAGTGTTCGTGTACGGTTATTTGATATGTTCCGCAACGTTGAAGCGTGTCGTGCCATGGCTCATCGAGCCTTTAATTATAACTATGGTCCAAATGGTCCGCACTTACTTGGTTCAGCGACAGCCAAAACATTCGTAACCAAGACTTCTGTTGATGTTACCAGTGAGGCTCTACAAATGTTTGGTGGTAATGGCTTAACTAAAGAATACCCATTGGAGAAACTGTTTAGAGATGCTCGTGCGGGGTTGATCACTGACGGTGAAAACAATGTGTTAAGTCTTAAAGGTGGCACTATGTTAAGCAATATCTTTAAAGACAAACATGGCTTAACCTAA
- a CDS encoding alpha/beta fold hydrolase, producing MNINGLEFNVEINGEGVPLVWGHGLTASIESENLLDIFDWHKLETEARLVRYDARGHGKTEASFSPNDYCWNNLANDMLAVANALEIDKFFAGGQSMGCATTIYSAMLAPHRIKGMILMNPPTAWDTRAEQVNFYHKLAKLGGLLGGRILAKLMARNPERLLPKWLVEAKKERVNGVFAGLKLIKRRTLLSLFKGAALTDLPAKEELMSIDIPVLILAWTGDPSHPLETATELHRVLPNSTLHIAEGYSELQHWPKLIRDFVAKTK from the coding sequence ATGAATATAAATGGTTTAGAATTTAATGTTGAAATTAATGGCGAGGGTGTACCGTTGGTATGGGGGCATGGCTTAACAGCGAGTATTGAGAGTGAAAACTTATTGGATATATTTGATTGGCACAAGCTAGAAACCGAAGCAAGGCTTGTACGGTATGATGCTAGAGGACATGGCAAAACTGAAGCTTCGTTTTCACCTAATGACTATTGTTGGAATAATTTGGCAAATGATATGTTAGCCGTTGCTAATGCATTAGAAATAGACAAGTTTTTTGCCGGAGGGCAATCCATGGGATGTGCTACTACTATTTACTCCGCTATGCTTGCCCCACATCGAATAAAGGGCATGATCCTGATGAATCCTCCGACTGCCTGGGATACCAGAGCTGAGCAAGTAAACTTTTACCATAAACTAGCAAAGCTTGGCGGGTTACTTGGTGGGCGTATTTTAGCAAAACTCATGGCTAGAAACCCCGAACGTTTATTACCAAAGTGGTTAGTTGAAGCTAAGAAAGAGCGTGTTAACGGAGTATTTGCAGGGCTGAAACTGATAAAAAGAAGGACGTTATTAAGCCTTTTCAAAGGAGCCGCTTTGACTGATTTACCAGCTAAAGAAGAGCTAATGTCTATTGATATACCTGTACTTATTCTGGCTTGGACCGGTGATCCAAGCCACCCGCTTGAAACGGCAACTGAATTACACCGAGTATTGCCTAATTCAACACTTCATATTGCTGAAGGTTATTCTGAACTTCAACATTGGCCGAAATTAATCCGAGATTTTGTTGCAAAAACAAAATAA
- a CDS encoding TonB-dependent receptor, giving the protein MKVINNTQALRKTKLALAIGATLFITSNAKAADVAEDEKLKGLEVIKVTATKRSQSVQSVPMSITAINGDKIEKSAIQDLSEISDYVPNLSISENAINTNIFMRGVGSGNNRSFEQSVGMFIDGIYMGRSKQFRAPFLDLERAEILRGPQGILFGKNTIAGTLNLSTAKAEAGSDFEGKVIAAYEPEYNSQGLTGVLSGGITDELGYRLAVKDSSSDGYMVNNNLDRDEPQSEETIVRLSLHWQPTDDLSVHFKAENSETESVGSTSQFISAEPLDGLAGFILGAVIPSVQDDFETNLDDTRSSDNAYEGEFRGVEADNVSVNIDYDLAGGVLSYTGGYSAYESIEHQDLDYMPFPFLHTTDDHDFDQTSHEIRFASSLGGSFDYITGIYYSDSDLVMDVATHIDVASITPALMPAYNAPRDALGGLSFTDIGFAPESLDRVSNFNQETETLSAFFQGTYHFTDALRLTVGGRYTDDTKDVFRQSAHGEVQLYHTFDNLIPADANSAFTAVALGVNVKTPEYTDSYDESHFTPSVKIQYDINEDMMLYATAEEGFKAGGFNSDTAAAEEDMVFEDEEALGLELGLKSDFLDGLARLNVAVFHTKFDNLQVTSWTGTGFSVGNAAESTTQGIEFDGAYVLSDSWTLSGSMSFLDSTYDDYANGPCTAPILKDPVNPQSVCDLTGETTPFAPEISASIFLDYETEIGSSLLFAARLNVNFSDEYYVDSDLDENLKQDSFSKVNMTVSLASAEDTWDVSLIGKNLTDETTFSAGLDTPLVAGGYIGYTDAPRTVTVQGTYNF; this is encoded by the coding sequence ATGAAAGTTATTAACAATACACAGGCTTTACGAAAGACTAAACTTGCACTAGCTATTGGTGCCACACTTTTTATCACCAGTAATGCTAAAGCGGCAGATGTGGCCGAAGATGAAAAGTTAAAAGGTCTTGAAGTCATCAAAGTAACGGCAACGAAGCGTTCACAAAGTGTTCAATCAGTGCCAATGTCAATTACTGCAATAAACGGCGATAAAATTGAAAAATCAGCTATACAGGACTTATCTGAAATTTCTGATTATGTGCCTAACTTAAGTATTTCTGAAAATGCGATCAATACCAATATTTTTATGCGTGGTGTTGGCTCTGGTAATAACCGCTCGTTCGAGCAATCTGTTGGTATGTTTATTGATGGTATTTACATGGGGAGAAGTAAACAATTTCGCGCCCCGTTTTTAGACCTGGAACGTGCTGAAATTTTGCGAGGTCCGCAAGGTATCTTGTTTGGTAAAAACACCATAGCTGGTACATTAAACCTAAGTACAGCTAAAGCTGAAGCCGGTTCAGACTTTGAAGGTAAAGTTATTGCCGCATATGAACCTGAATATAATAGCCAAGGCTTAACAGGCGTACTTTCTGGAGGTATAACAGATGAGTTAGGTTATCGCTTAGCTGTTAAAGATTCTTCTTCTGACGGTTACATGGTGAATAATAATTTAGATAGAGATGAGCCACAGTCAGAGGAAACAATTGTTCGTTTATCTTTGCATTGGCAACCAACGGATGACTTATCTGTTCATTTTAAAGCAGAAAACTCAGAAACTGAAAGTGTTGGCAGTACCTCACAATTTATCAGTGCAGAGCCTTTAGATGGGTTAGCAGGGTTTATCTTGGGTGCTGTTATTCCTTCGGTTCAAGATGATTTTGAAACCAATTTAGATGATACCCGTAGTTCAGATAATGCCTATGAAGGTGAATTTAGAGGCGTAGAAGCAGATAATGTTTCAGTAAATATTGATTATGATTTGGCCGGTGGGGTTTTGTCTTATACTGGCGGTTATAGTGCTTATGAGTCAATTGAACATCAAGATCTAGATTATATGCCGTTCCCGTTTTTACATACTACTGATGACCATGATTTTGATCAAACCAGTCATGAAATACGATTTGCCAGTTCACTTGGTGGCAGCTTTGATTACATTACCGGGATTTATTACTCAGATTCAGACTTAGTAATGGATGTAGCAACTCACATTGATGTTGCGTCAATCACCCCTGCATTAATGCCTGCATACAACGCACCTAGAGATGCTTTAGGTGGTTTAAGCTTTACCGATATTGGATTTGCACCAGAATCGTTAGACAGGGTATCTAACTTTAACCAAGAAACCGAAACGTTGTCGGCGTTCTTCCAAGGTACTTATCATTTTACTGATGCACTAAGGTTAACTGTTGGCGGCCGTTACACTGATGATACAAAAGATGTTTTCCGTCAAAGCGCCCATGGTGAAGTACAGTTATATCATACGTTTGATAATTTAATTCCAGCAGATGCAAACAGCGCATTTACCGCGGTAGCTCTAGGTGTTAATGTTAAAACACCTGAATACACAGATAGTTATGATGAATCGCATTTTACCCCTTCAGTTAAAATTCAGTACGACATTAATGAAGACATGATGCTTTATGCTACTGCTGAAGAGGGCTTTAAAGCCGGTGGTTTTAACTCTGATACAGCTGCGGCTGAAGAAGATATGGTGTTTGAAGATGAAGAAGCGTTAGGGCTTGAATTAGGATTGAAATCTGATTTTCTTGATGGCTTGGCTCGCTTAAACGTGGCTGTATTTCATACCAAATTTGATAACTTACAAGTAACGTCATGGACAGGTACTGGCTTTAGTGTTGGTAATGCCGCCGAATCAACAACGCAAGGTATCGAGTTTGATGGTGCATACGTGCTAAGTGATAGCTGGACATTAAGCGGTTCTATGTCATTTTTAGACTCTACTTATGATGATTATGCAAATGGTCCATGTACGGCACCAATCCTGAAGGATCCTGTTAACCCGCAATCTGTTTGTGACTTAACAGGTGAAACAACACCATTTGCCCCAGAAATTTCAGCATCGATTTTCTTAGACTACGAGACTGAAATTGGCAGCTCTTTATTGTTCGCTGCACGTTTAAATGTTAACTTTTCTGATGAATACTACGTAGATAGTGATCTTGATGAAAACTTAAAGCAAGACTCGTTCAGTAAAGTAAATATGACCGTTTCGCTGGCATCCGCTGAAGATACTTGGGATGTCTCGCTAATTGGCAAAAACTTAACTGATGAGACAACGTTCTCAGCGGGCTTAGACACGCCATTAGTAGCCGGTGGTTACATTGGTTATACTGATGCGCCGCGTACTGTGACAGTGCAAGGTACTTATAATTTCTAA
- a CDS encoding thiolase C-terminal domain-containing protein, which yields MARKVVICGVGMVPFKKPGRSDGYEVMGANAGREALTDAGLDYSLIEQAFTSYVQGDSCSGQAALYGIGMSGIPVTNVNNNCASGSTAFALAAQAIEYGISECVMALGFEQMAPGAIEMMYPDRTSPLQRHTDAIVNLMSLDLQEAQLPPAVLMFGCQAEALMNDYGISEQALASIAVKARKHAEFNPYAIYREPLTIEQVLEQPPLYRGLRKLFACPPSCGAASVIVCSEEFAKKHNLDINITLKGSSWCSDKPQYFESNVLDVTFGALSQEACKQAYESAGVGPDDIDVIELHDCFTSNEVFTYSALGLCADHDLEKFILEGQNTYGGKVVIGPSGGLMAKGHPLGATGLAQITELVKQLRGQCGQRQVENARIALQHNGGIGSAGFVNIFERTT from the coding sequence ATGGCTAGAAAAGTAGTAATTTGTGGAGTAGGGATGGTTCCATTTAAAAAGCCTGGTCGAAGTGACGGTTACGAGGTGATGGGGGCCAATGCGGGAAGAGAAGCATTAACTGATGCGGGCTTAGATTATTCTTTAATCGAGCAAGCATTTACCTCCTATGTGCAAGGCGATAGCTGCTCAGGACAAGCTGCACTTTATGGTATAGGCATGAGTGGTATTCCTGTGACCAATGTAAACAATAACTGCGCCAGTGGCTCTACTGCGTTTGCCTTGGCAGCACAAGCGATTGAATACGGTATTTCAGAATGTGTTATGGCATTAGGTTTTGAACAAATGGCGCCGGGTGCAATCGAAATGATGTATCCAGACAGAACAAGTCCGCTGCAACGCCATACCGATGCCATTGTTAATTTGATGAGCCTTGACCTGCAAGAAGCGCAATTGCCACCGGCAGTATTAATGTTTGGTTGCCAAGCTGAAGCTTTAATGAACGACTACGGTATTAGCGAACAAGCGTTGGCAAGTATCGCGGTAAAAGCCCGAAAACACGCCGAATTTAATCCTTACGCAATTTATCGTGAACCATTAACAATTGAGCAAGTTTTAGAGCAACCACCGCTTTATCGTGGCTTGCGTAAGCTGTTTGCTTGCCCGCCAAGTTGTGGTGCTGCCAGCGTGATTGTCTGTAGTGAAGAATTTGCCAAAAAACATAACCTAGATATCAATATTACATTAAAAGGCTCAAGTTGGTGTAGTGATAAACCACAATACTTTGAATCAAATGTCTTGGATGTAACTTTTGGTGCTCTTAGTCAAGAAGCTTGTAAGCAAGCTTATGAGAGTGCTGGAGTTGGTCCTGATGATATTGATGTTATCGAATTACACGACTGCTTTACCAGTAATGAAGTATTCACCTATTCAGCATTGGGGCTTTGTGCTGATCATGATTTAGAAAAATTTATTCTAGAAGGACAGAATACCTACGGTGGCAAAGTTGTTATCGGCCCATCTGGTGGGCTAATGGCAAAAGGCCATCCATTAGGAGCAACCGGACTTGCACAAATAACAGAGCTAGTTAAGCAGCTAAGAGGGCAGTGTGGTCAACGACAAGTTGAAAACGCCAGAATTGCTTTACAACACAATGGAGGAATTGGTAGCGCTGGTTTTGTCAACATTTTTGAAAGAACAACGTAA